DNA from Brachionichthys hirsutus isolate HB-005 chromosome 3, CSIRO-AGI_Bhir_v1, whole genome shotgun sequence:
GGGACTATGTGGGAAGCAGCTACAGAGGGACACAGGACGACGCGCTGAACAATCCATACTCTAGGATCAGTGCGAAAACACCAATGACTAAAAGGGtcagtgtttttctgttgttattATCTTAACTTCAATTAGCTAAATAATATTATTTCATTTGCTCAGCCAAGGCGCGGGATTGGAcccaaagaaaaagacaaagagatgcCGACAGAGCAGATCAGCCCGGAGCGGGAAAGGACAGTGGGGCAGGTCTGGGTGGCAGACTGTGAGGGCGACATCCTCGGCTGCATCTTCAGGGAGAGCGAGAACCGAGTGGGCATCGCAAGGATCTGCAGGTTGGTGACGGGCAGCTGGCACCGGAGGGGGGGCCTGGGCCGGCTGCTCGTCCAGAGTCTGGagcagagagcgagggagacggGTGCCCGCCGAGCGTTTGCGCATGTCCCCTACCCATCCAAGGTGGGGGAAGTCTTCTTCAGGAAACTGGGCTATCGGCAACTTGGGGAGgggcctgatgatgatgaagaagatgatgagga
Protein-coding regions in this window:
- the nat14 gene encoding probable N-acetyltransferase 14; this encodes MVRLELDQVVMRRMKEEDIEAVKTLIKEGCEGTENRLILHVLTRPLCLFVLAVCSSALRCLVHSFLLALAIPVFLLIVFLKITMPRSTGVLGSSRPSWDYVGSSYRGTQDDALNNPYSRISAKTPMTKRPRRGIGPKEKDKEMPTEQISPERERTVGQVWVADCEGDILGCIFRESENRVGIARICRLVTGSWHRRGGLGRLLVQSLEQRARETGARRAFAHVPYPSKVGEVFFRKLGYRQLGEGPDDDEEDDEERKLETPERGFLGHPLTKVFYKDL